The following coding sequences are from one Pseudomonas mendocina window:
- a CDS encoding group II truncated hemoglobin gives MSHTPPYGTGDASYQAAGGIDGLRHLVDDFYRLMNERPEAAALRALHPADLSASRDKLACFLSGWLGGPRLFAEKYGSISIPAFHAQWPIDQALAESWLSCMAGAIALQSYAPTFADYLLTQLRVPAERSVQASQNRHRKET, from the coding sequence TGCCTCCTACCAGGCCGCCGGCGGCATCGACGGCCTGCGCCATCTGGTCGACGACTTCTACCGGCTGATGAACGAACGCCCCGAGGCTGCCGCCCTGCGAGCCCTGCACCCGGCCGACCTGAGCGCCTCACGCGACAAGCTGGCGTGCTTTCTCAGCGGCTGGCTGGGCGGCCCACGCCTGTTTGCCGAAAAATACGGCAGCATCAGCATCCCGGCCTTCCATGCCCAATGGCCAATCGACCAGGCGCTGGCGGAAAGCTGGCTGAGCTGCATGGCCGGCGCCATCGCTCTACAGAGTTATGCGCCGACCTTCGCCGACTACCTGCTGACTCAGCTGCGCGTACCCGCCGAACGCTCCGTGCAGGCCAGCCAAAACCGTCACCGCAAGGAAACCTGA
- the rimI gene encoding ribosomal protein S18-alanine N-acetyltransferase, which yields MSDAISFRPMTEADLDAVLKIEYAAFSHPWTRGIFTDSLKSYNCWLMFEGNQQVGHGVINLILDEAHLLNITVKPESQGRGLGLRLLEHLMKEAYELGGRECFLEVRASNQSAYRLYERFGFNEVGRRRDYYPAVGGREDALVMACTLVD from the coding sequence ATGAGCGATGCGATTTCCTTCCGCCCGATGACCGAGGCGGATCTCGATGCCGTGCTGAAGATCGAATACGCCGCCTTCAGTCATCCGTGGACGCGCGGTATCTTCACCGACAGCCTCAAGTCCTATAACTGCTGGCTGATGTTCGAGGGCAATCAGCAGGTTGGTCACGGCGTGATCAACCTGATCCTCGACGAAGCGCATCTGCTCAATATCACCGTCAAGCCGGAAAGCCAGGGCCGCGGCCTCGGCCTGCGCCTGCTCGAACACCTGATGAAAGAGGCTTACGAGTTGGGCGGGCGCGAGTGCTTCCTAGAAGTGCGCGCCAGCAACCAGAGTGCCTATCGCCTGTATGAGCGTTTCGGCTTCAACGAGGTGGGGCGTCGCCGTGACTACTACCCGGCGGTCGGTGGGCGCGAAGATGCGCTGGTGATGGCCTGTACGCTGGTCGATTGA
- a CDS encoding energy transducer TonB, which yields MIPELRRRAYLDAMQVASWLPRTVLPFAAPSRPELLEPLQAEVDAGVVETPVEPSAPAPVAVREAPVAAVVERPKIEVPRPGSQARQAVVETPAAEPVEEKPARVSAPPPRFSLQLLRAGDCALLVELPTGQPFQSRDPAYILLKDLLRAAGLPDSPQLLGEPVRWPLLVRGNMDQGPQEALEFVQSFVAARLEEQPSTCLWLIGLPAIRFAGEGDEHSYNRELQVEGLGTCWALPGLELLMEEPARKRELWQAMRRVRQRWLAP from the coding sequence GTGATCCCCGAGCTGCGCCGACGTGCCTACCTCGACGCCATGCAGGTTGCCAGTTGGCTACCGCGCACCGTCTTGCCTTTCGCGGCCCCGTCACGTCCCGAGTTGCTCGAACCACTGCAGGCTGAAGTCGATGCAGGTGTGGTCGAAACGCCGGTCGAGCCGAGTGCTCCGGCACCGGTCGCCGTGCGCGAAGCCCCGGTGGCAGCGGTTGTCGAGCGGCCTAAGATCGAAGTGCCGCGCCCAGGCAGCCAAGCGCGCCAGGCGGTTGTCGAGACACCTGCGGCAGAACCAGTCGAGGAAAAGCCGGCCCGCGTCAGCGCGCCACCGCCGCGATTTTCCCTGCAATTGCTGCGCGCCGGCGATTGTGCCCTGCTGGTGGAGCTGCCCACCGGCCAGCCGTTCCAGAGTCGCGACCCGGCCTACATCCTGCTCAAGGATCTGCTGCGCGCCGCCGGCTTGCCGGACAGCCCGCAACTGCTCGGCGAGCCGGTGCGCTGGCCGCTGCTGGTGCGCGGCAATATGGATCAGGGCCCGCAAGAGGCGCTGGAGTTCGTGCAGAGTTTCGTTGCCGCGCGGCTGGAAGAGCAGCCCAGCACTTGTCTGTGGCTGATCGGCCTGCCGGCCATTCGCTTCGCTGGCGAGGGCGACGAGCACAGCTACAACCGCGAGTTGCAGGTCGAGGGGCTGGGTACCTGCTGGGCCTTGCCGGGCCTTGAGCTGCTGATGGAAGAGCCGGCACGCAAGCGCGAGCTGTGGCAGGCCATGCGGCGTGTTCGTCAGCGCTGGCTAGCTCCGTGA
- the hmpA gene encoding NO-inducible flavohemoprotein, with protein sequence MLTHAQRDLIKATVPLLESGGEALTTHFYRMMLGEYPEVRPLFNQAHQASGDQPRALANGVLMYARHIDRLEALGPLVRQVVNKHVALQILPEHYPIVGSCLLRAIREVLGAEIATDAVIEAWAVAYQQLADIFIGAEEQLYQDNATAPGGWRGARAFRVARKVIESAEITSFHLVPVDGGALLDYQPGQYIGLRLLLDGEEVRRNYSLSALANGREYRISVKREPGGRVSKHLHDNVQVDDELELFPPAGEFTLSASDKPLALISAGVGITPALAMLDAARHSGRPIHFIHCARNAEVHAFRDWVDAHASEHPQIRHYVCYSEPREGDAADATGLLSRDLLAQWLPADRDLDAYFLGPKPFMAQVKRHLQALGVPDEQSRYEFFGPASALDS encoded by the coding sequence ATGCTGACCCACGCTCAACGCGACCTGATCAAAGCCACCGTGCCCCTGCTGGAAAGCGGTGGAGAAGCGCTGACCACGCACTTCTACCGGATGATGCTCGGCGAGTACCCCGAGGTGCGCCCGCTGTTCAACCAGGCACATCAGGCCAGTGGTGATCAGCCACGCGCTCTGGCCAACGGTGTGCTGATGTACGCCCGCCATATCGACCGCCTCGAAGCCCTCGGCCCGCTGGTGCGCCAGGTGGTGAACAAGCACGTCGCCCTGCAGATTCTCCCCGAGCACTACCCCATCGTCGGCAGTTGCCTGCTGCGCGCAATCCGCGAAGTGCTGGGCGCCGAGATCGCCACCGATGCGGTGATCGAGGCCTGGGCCGTGGCCTACCAGCAACTGGCCGATATCTTCATCGGTGCCGAGGAACAGCTCTATCAGGACAACGCTACGGCGCCTGGTGGCTGGCGCGGCGCGCGGGCCTTCCGCGTAGCACGCAAGGTCATCGAGAGCGCCGAGATCACCTCCTTCCATCTGGTACCTGTCGATGGTGGTGCCCTGCTCGACTACCAACCTGGACAGTACATCGGCCTGCGCCTGCTGCTGGACGGCGAGGAAGTGCGCCGTAACTACTCGCTGTCAGCCCTGGCCAACGGTCGCGAGTACCGCATCAGCGTCAAGCGCGAGCCGGGCGGCCGGGTCTCCAAACACCTGCACGACAATGTCCAGGTCGACGACGAGCTGGAGCTGTTCCCACCGGCAGGAGAGTTCACCCTGAGCGCGTCGGACAAGCCGCTGGCCCTGATCAGCGCCGGCGTCGGCATCACCCCGGCACTGGCCATGCTCGACGCGGCACGGCACAGCGGCCGGCCGATCCACTTCATCCACTGCGCGCGCAATGCCGAGGTACATGCCTTCCGCGACTGGGTCGATGCCCATGCCTCCGAGCATCCGCAGATTCGCCACTACGTCTGTTACAGCGAACCACGTGAGGGCGATGCAGCCGACGCCACCGGCTTGCTGAGCCGCGATCTGCTGGCGCAATGGCTGCCGGCTGATCGCGATCTGGACGCCTACTTCCTCGGCCCGAAACCTTTCATGGCTCAGGTCAAACGCCACCTGCAGGCGCTGGGCGTACCGGACGAGCAGAGCCGCTACGAATTCTTCGGCCCGGCTTCGGCCCTGGATAGCTGA
- a CDS encoding dienelactone hydrolase family protein — protein MTSRTLDEFDPLDDFTPRTITLDGITKVVQVSGSGPAVIVMPELPGISPYMARFARWVREAGFTVYMPSLYGRDGDPSSLEATQEIFRKICVSAEFHAFAGNGSSPVTQWLRALARQAHAECGGAGVGAIGMCFSGNFALSMMLEPVMLAPVLAQPSLPIDDPAGLESSDEELARIKARLDRDGLDVLAYRFAGDRICQAQRFAAYQRALGERFIARELPDSAANPEVPEFFEKVVQTPHSVVTVHLIDEAGQPTRAARDEILAFFRQKLAPGA, from the coding sequence ATGACGTCCAGAACGCTCGATGAGTTCGATCCACTCGATGACTTCACTCCGCGCACCATCACCCTCGACGGCATCACCAAGGTGGTGCAGGTCAGCGGCAGCGGCCCGGCGGTCATCGTGATGCCGGAGCTGCCCGGCATCAGCCCGTACATGGCGCGCTTCGCCCGCTGGGTGCGCGAGGCCGGCTTCACCGTCTACATGCCGTCGCTGTACGGTCGCGACGGTGATCCCTCCAGCCTGGAGGCCACCCAGGAAATCTTCCGCAAGATCTGCGTCAGCGCCGAGTTCCACGCCTTCGCCGGCAACGGCTCGAGCCCCGTGACGCAATGGCTGCGCGCCCTGGCGCGGCAAGCTCACGCCGAATGCGGCGGCGCCGGCGTGGGCGCGATCGGCATGTGCTTTTCCGGCAACTTCGCCCTGAGCATGATGCTCGAACCGGTGATGCTGGCTCCCGTACTGGCCCAGCCGTCGTTGCCAATCGACGACCCGGCGGGGCTGGAGAGCAGCGACGAAGAACTGGCCCGGATCAAGGCACGCCTCGACCGCGACGGGCTGGACGTGCTGGCCTACCGCTTCGCCGGCGACCGCATCTGCCAGGCGCAGCGCTTCGCCGCTTACCAGCGCGCCCTGGGCGAGCGCTTCATCGCCCGCGAGTTGCCCGATAGCGCGGCCAATCCAGAGGTACCTGAGTTCTTCGAGAAGGTGGTGCAGACGCCGCACAGCGTGGTGACCGTGCACCTGATCGACGAGGCCGGGCAACCGACCCGCGCCGCACGCGACGAGATTCTCGCCTTCTTCAGGCAGAAGCTGGCGCCCGGCGCCTAG
- a CDS encoding GlxA family transcriptional regulator: MYDFTLIVLPGAFATAVSGTLDILACAARLSRQVGCAVPRWRVCSTVTSVALSSGLRIDAQPLPGAGEPDGSVWLLPGLGVTDAQSIDTRLAQEDARRVGAGLRAHAASGGALAAACTAVFLLHEAGLLARRRVTTTWWLGSLLQSRAPDCQVDVAQVLVADGELLTAGAAFAHVDLIMHLLRYRFSPALAEAVSRVLLIDGRQSQARYIDPALLAAGNELVADLVARFEAALPNPPSVAELAAERAMSSRTLARHVRKATGGSVSALLQGVRINRARMLLENSRLSVEQVAEQVGYADTSALRRLMRKLARGTPSQFRQAVGRVQGHEGG; the protein is encoded by the coding sequence ATGTACGACTTCACTCTCATCGTCCTGCCGGGGGCGTTCGCCACGGCGGTCAGCGGCACCCTGGACATCCTGGCCTGCGCAGCACGCCTGTCGCGCCAGGTCGGCTGCGCCGTCCCGCGCTGGCGGGTGTGTTCGACGGTCACCAGCGTGGCCTTGAGCAGCGGTTTGCGCATCGACGCACAGCCGCTGCCTGGGGCCGGCGAGCCCGACGGTTCGGTCTGGCTGTTGCCGGGGCTTGGTGTGACCGATGCGCAAAGCATAGACACGCGTTTGGCGCAGGAGGACGCCCGGAGGGTCGGTGCCGGCCTGCGTGCGCATGCCGCCAGCGGTGGCGCCCTGGCTGCGGCCTGCACAGCGGTGTTCCTGCTGCACGAAGCTGGATTGCTGGCGCGGCGAAGGGTGACCACCACCTGGTGGCTGGGCAGCCTGTTGCAGAGCCGCGCGCCCGATTGCCAGGTGGATGTCGCACAGGTGCTGGTGGCCGATGGCGAGTTGCTGACGGCGGGCGCAGCCTTCGCCCATGTCGACCTGATCATGCACCTGTTGCGTTACCGCTTCAGCCCCGCGCTGGCGGAGGCGGTCTCGCGGGTGCTGCTGATCGATGGCCGGCAGTCGCAGGCACGCTACATCGATCCGGCATTGCTGGCCGCTGGCAATGAACTGGTGGCAGATCTGGTCGCGCGTTTCGAGGCGGCGCTGCCGAATCCGCCGAGCGTTGCAGAACTGGCGGCGGAGCGGGCGATGTCCAGTCGCACGCTGGCGCGGCATGTGCGCAAGGCCACCGGAGGCAGCGTTTCCGCTCTGTTGCAGGGTGTGCGCATCAACCGTGCGCGCATGTTGCTGGAAAATTCCCGCCTGTCGGTCGAACAGGTGGCGGAGCAGGTTGGTTATGCCGACACCTCGGCGTTGCGCCGGCTGATGCGCAAGCTGGCGCGTGGCACACCGAGCCAGTTCCGCCAGGCGGTTGGCCGGGTACAAGGTCATGAAGGCGGCTAG
- a CDS encoding transmembrane sensor/regulator PpyR encodes MYPLNLPPAHILHLSSQLLWSGLFLLLLGLLAAYGLERYLNVPTLVLAHGLTLIGPSLLKIGYVLRLIAQERLKERGGVHAIA; translated from the coding sequence ATGTACCCGCTGAACCTTCCACCCGCGCACATTCTGCACCTGTCCAGCCAACTGCTCTGGAGTGGTCTTTTTCTGCTACTTCTGGGACTGCTGGCGGCCTATGGCCTGGAACGCTACCTGAATGTGCCGACACTGGTGTTGGCGCACGGCCTGACGCTGATCGGCCCGAGCCTGCTGAAGATCGGCTATGTGCTGCGCCTGATCGCGCAGGAGCGTCTGAAAGAGAGGGGCGGTGTTCATGCAATTGCTTGA
- a CDS encoding saccharopine dehydrogenase family protein, which translates to MKKNVLIIGAGGVAKVVAHKCAQHNDELGRISIASRNISKCQAIIDSVQAKGGLKQPGEIKAYALNALDVEATKALIRETESQIVINVGSAFLNMSVLRACIDTGVAYLDTAIHEDPSKICETPPWYGNYEWKHLAECQDKGVTAILGVGFDPGVVNSYAALAQQQYFDTIESIDILDVNAGSHGKYFATNFDPEINFREFTGTVYSWQNSQWISNTMFEVKRTDDLPVVGVQNLYLTGHDEVHSLSKHLDVPNVRFWMSFGDHYINVFTVLKNLGLLSEQPLKTAEGLEVVPLKVVKAVLPDPASLAPGYTGKTCIGDLVKGTKDGQPRELFIYNVADHEDAFAETDSQGISYTAGVPPVAAALLVARGEWDAKRMVNVEELPAEPFLKLLDVMGLPTRIKDEHGDRPWDQAL; encoded by the coding sequence TTGAAGAAGAATGTTCTGATCATTGGTGCAGGAGGTGTTGCCAAGGTGGTGGCCCACAAGTGTGCGCAGCATAACGACGAGCTGGGTCGTATTTCGATTGCGTCACGGAACATCTCCAAATGCCAGGCCATCATCGACAGCGTGCAGGCAAAGGGCGGTCTCAAGCAGCCCGGCGAGATCAAGGCCTATGCGCTGAACGCCCTGGACGTGGAAGCGACCAAGGCACTGATCCGCGAAACCGAATCGCAGATCGTCATCAACGTCGGTTCGGCGTTCCTCAACATGTCCGTGCTGCGCGCCTGCATCGACACCGGCGTCGCCTACCTGGACACCGCCATCCACGAAGACCCGAGCAAGATCTGTGAAACCCCGCCGTGGTACGGCAACTACGAGTGGAAGCACCTGGCCGAATGCCAGGACAAGGGCGTGACCGCCATCCTCGGTGTCGGCTTCGACCCGGGCGTGGTCAACTCCTATGCTGCTCTGGCGCAACAGCAGTACTTCGACACGATCGAGTCGATCGACATCCTCGACGTCAACGCCGGTTCGCACGGCAAGTACTTCGCCACCAATTTCGACCCGGAAATCAATTTCCGCGAATTCACCGGTACGGTCTACAGCTGGCAGAACAGCCAGTGGATCAGCAACACCATGTTCGAGGTCAAGCGCACCGACGACCTGCCCGTGGTGGGCGTACAGAACCTGTACCTGACCGGCCATGACGAGGTGCACTCGCTGTCCAAGCACCTCGACGTACCGAACGTCCGCTTCTGGATGAGCTTCGGCGACCACTACATCAACGTGTTCACCGTGCTGAAGAACCTTGGCCTGCTCTCCGAGCAGCCGCTCAAGACCGCTGAAGGCCTCGAAGTCGTTCCGCTCAAGGTGGTCAAGGCCGTGCTGCCCGACCCTGCGTCGCTGGCACCCGGCTACACCGGCAAGACCTGCATCGGCGACCTGGTCAAGGGCACCAAGGATGGCCAGCCGCGTGAGCTGTTCATCTACAACGTGGCCGACCACGAAGACGCCTTCGCCGAGACCGACAGCCAGGGCATCTCCTACACCGCCGGCGTGCCGCCGGTTGCCGCCGCGCTGCTGGTCGCGCGTGGTGAGTGGGATGCCAAGCGCATGGTCAACGTCGAAGAGCTGCCGGCCGAGCCGTTCCTCAAGCTGCTGGACGTAATGGGCCTGCCGACGCGCATCAAGGATGAGCACGGTGATCGCCCCTGGGATCAGGCACTCTGA
- a CDS encoding class I SAM-dependent methyltransferase produces MTDTPLAVLREHLLQALENHPGTETRRLFHGRGRCWPGLEQITIDWLSGMVLVMLFREPSPALRPLLMELLETPLWQASGARGLLLQHRYVHGSESEWLAGEPQAHWPIIEDSLHYLLDLGSKQNSGLFLDMRLGRQWVREQAAGKRVLNLFAYTCGFSIAAIAGGAAHVVNLDMARAALSRGRENHRLNGHDLSRVEFLGHELFKSWGKVRKSGPYDLVIIDPPSFQKGSFALTQDYAKILRRLPELLTEHGIVLACVNDPDIGPDFLIEGMAAEASQLRFIERLNNPPEFPDISPESGLKALVFQQG; encoded by the coding sequence ATGACTGACACGCCACTCGCCGTCCTGCGCGAGCACCTGCTGCAGGCACTGGAAAACCACCCCGGCACCGAAACGCGCCGCCTGTTCCATGGCCGTGGCCGCTGCTGGCCAGGACTGGAGCAGATCACCATCGACTGGTTGTCCGGCATGGTGCTGGTGATGCTGTTCCGCGAGCCGTCGCCGGCGCTGCGACCGCTGCTCATGGAACTGCTGGAGACGCCGCTATGGCAGGCCAGCGGTGCGCGCGGCCTGCTGCTGCAGCACCGCTATGTACACGGCAGCGAGAGCGAATGGTTGGCCGGCGAGCCGCAGGCGCATTGGCCCATCATCGAGGACAGCCTGCACTACCTGCTCGACCTGGGCAGCAAGCAGAACAGCGGGCTGTTCCTCGATATGCGCCTGGGCCGCCAGTGGGTGCGCGAACAGGCCGCCGGCAAGCGCGTGCTCAACCTGTTCGCCTACACCTGCGGCTTCTCCATCGCGGCCATCGCCGGCGGTGCCGCGCACGTGGTCAACCTGGACATGGCGCGCGCAGCCCTGTCACGCGGGCGTGAAAACCACCGCCTGAACGGGCATGACCTGAGCCGAGTGGAATTTCTCGGTCACGAGCTGTTCAAGTCCTGGGGCAAAGTGCGCAAAAGCGGGCCATACGATCTGGTGATCATCGACCCGCCGAGTTTTCAGAAAGGCAGCTTCGCCCTCACCCAGGACTACGCCAAGATTCTCCGTCGCCTACCCGAGTTGCTGACCGAGCACGGCATCGTGCTGGCCTGCGTCAATGACCCGGATATCGGCCCGGACTTTCTCATTGAGGGCATGGCCGCCGAAGCATCGCAACTACGCTTCATCGAACGCCTGAACAACCCACCGGAGTTTCCAGACATCTCGCCCGAAAGCGGATTGAAGGCCCTAGTGTTTCAGCAGGGATAA
- a CDS encoding NnrS family protein, whose product MQLLDRKQALSIPPVWRLGFRPFFLAGALFALLAVALWAAVLHGVPGLAVPGGMLAWHRHEMPFGFGLAIIAGFLLTAVQNWTGRPGLSGWPLISLFGVWLAARLAWFVSVPLAVLTGLQLAFIGLFIAQMARQLIAARQRNNYPILLVLSLLALCQSLNLAGLLQGNDDLQRRGALAALWLIAVMLSLIGGRVIPFFTQRGLGRAEAFAAHPWLDRLLLVCGVLVAALFASGHNLRASPWLATPFIALSVLHGLRLWRWYLRGIWRVPLLWSLHLGYAWLLLATLGMAAWHMGWLAQPSLASHALAVGAMGGLILAMMARVSLGHTGRALQPPKAMAWAFGLLNLGALIRVAAGSGWLWLAAVCWGVAFALFAWYYAPMLCQARVDGHLG is encoded by the coding sequence ATGCAATTGCTTGATCGCAAACAGGCACTAAGCATCCCGCCGGTATGGCGCCTGGGCTTTCGCCCGTTCTTTCTCGCTGGCGCCCTGTTCGCCCTGCTCGCCGTTGCCCTCTGGGCGGCGGTGCTGCATGGCGTACCAGGCCTGGCGGTGCCCGGCGGCATGCTGGCCTGGCACCGGCACGAGATGCCCTTCGGCTTCGGCCTGGCGATCATCGCCGGTTTCTTGCTCACTGCCGTGCAGAACTGGACAGGCCGCCCAGGCCTGAGCGGATGGCCTCTGATCAGCCTGTTCGGCGTGTGGTTGGCGGCACGCCTGGCCTGGTTCGTGTCCGTACCGCTGGCGGTGCTGACCGGGCTGCAACTGGCCTTTATCGGCCTGTTCATCGCGCAGATGGCACGCCAGTTGATCGCAGCGAGGCAGCGCAACAACTACCCGATTCTGCTGGTGCTGAGCCTGCTTGCGCTGTGCCAGTCGCTCAACCTCGCCGGCCTGTTGCAGGGCAACGACGACCTGCAACGCCGCGGAGCGTTGGCCGCACTGTGGTTGATTGCAGTCATGCTGAGCCTGATCGGTGGGCGGGTCATTCCCTTCTTCACCCAGCGTGGCCTGGGCCGGGCCGAGGCCTTCGCCGCCCATCCCTGGCTGGATCGCTTGCTACTGGTCTGCGGCGTGCTGGTCGCGGCGCTGTTCGCCAGCGGACATAACCTGCGGGCCAGCCCATGGTTGGCAACGCCCTTCATCGCGCTGAGCGTGCTGCATGGTCTGCGCCTGTGGCGCTGGTACCTGCGCGGCATTTGGCGCGTACCGCTGCTGTGGTCACTGCACCTGGGCTACGCCTGGCTGTTGCTCGCCACACTCGGCATGGCCGCCTGGCACATGGGCTGGCTGGCACAACCCAGCCTGGCCAGCCACGCGCTGGCGGTGGGTGCGATGGGCGGACTGATCCTGGCGATGATGGCGCGGGTCAGCCTTGGCCATACCGGCCGCGCCCTGCAACCGCCCAAAGCGATGGCCTGGGCCTTCGGCCTGCTCAATCTGGGCGCGCTGATTCGGGTCGCCGCCGGCAGCGGCTGGCTATGGCTGGCAGCAGTATGCTGGGGCGTGGCCTTCGCGCTGTTCGCCTGGTATTACGCGCCGATGCTGTGCCAGGCGCGGGTAGACGGGCATCTGGGGTGA
- a CDS encoding FKBP-type peptidyl-prolyl cis-trans isomerase: MTDELIIEDLQPGNGKAVVKGALITTQYRGWLADGSEFDSSWSRGKPFQCVIGTGRVIKGWDQGLMGMQVGGKRKLQVPAHLGYGERSMGAIPPNSDLTFEIELLEVLTRDD, translated from the coding sequence ATGACTGACGAACTGATCATCGAAGACCTGCAACCCGGCAACGGCAAGGCCGTGGTCAAGGGCGCCCTGATCACCACCCAATATCGCGGCTGGCTGGCCGACGGCAGCGAGTTCGACTCGTCCTGGTCGCGCGGCAAGCCGTTCCAGTGCGTGATAGGCACTGGCCGGGTGATCAAGGGCTGGGATCAGGGCCTGATGGGCATGCAGGTCGGCGGCAAGCGCAAGCTGCAGGTGCCGGCGCATCTGGGTTATGGCGAGCGCAGCATGGGCGCGATTCCGCCCAACTCCGACCTGACCTTCGAGATCGAACTGCTGGAAGTGCTGACCCGCGATGACTGA
- the norR gene encoding nitric oxide reductase transcriptional regulator NorR, which yields MTANPLLETLIPLVADLSRELDDGERYRRLLAALRHLFPCDAVALLRLDGEILVPLAVEGLSADTLGRRFKVSEHPRLAALLEHTGPTRFAADCGLPDPYDGLVDGLHGHLEVHDCLGCPLYLDEQLWGLLTLDSLDPASFGRFELDNLEAFASLAAATVKVSQRISGLAQRVEAERQLTELYKQTRQQPRELVGQSAALRKLQDEIRLVGDSPLTVLITGETGVGKELVAEAIHAASPRAQRPLVSINCAALPDALVESELFGHVRGAFSGAMSERSGKFELADGGSLFLDEVGELPLAIQAKLLRVLQSGQLQRVGSDREHRVDVRVIAATNRDLAAEVRAGRFRADLYHRLSVYPLPVPPLRERGRDVLLLAGYFLEENRARLGLRSLRLSPEAQKALVGHDWPGNVRELEHLVGRASIKALARHGERPRILSLDVQDLDLPSSEASAAVEAVLASGEPVPEGVELRPAVDAFQRQLIEQCLARHQGKWADAARELGVDRANLSRLARRLGIR from the coding sequence ATGACCGCTAATCCTCTGCTGGAAACTCTGATTCCCCTGGTCGCCGATCTGTCCCGTGAGCTGGATGACGGTGAGCGTTACCGCCGCCTGCTCGCCGCCTTGCGCCATCTATTCCCCTGCGATGCCGTGGCGCTGCTGCGGTTGGATGGCGAAATTCTGGTGCCGCTGGCGGTCGAGGGGTTGAGCGCCGATACCCTGGGGCGACGTTTCAAGGTCAGCGAGCATCCGCGTCTGGCGGCGTTGCTGGAGCACACCGGGCCGACCCGTTTCGCTGCTGATTGCGGCCTGCCCGACCCCTATGACGGCCTGGTCGATGGGCTGCATGGCCACCTGGAGGTGCACGACTGCCTCGGTTGCCCGCTGTACCTGGACGAGCAGCTCTGGGGCCTGCTGACTCTGGACTCGCTCGATCCGGCCAGCTTCGGTCGCTTCGAGCTGGACAATCTGGAGGCTTTCGCCAGCCTGGCTGCGGCCACGGTCAAGGTCAGCCAGCGTATCAGCGGCCTGGCGCAGCGAGTGGAAGCCGAACGCCAGCTCACCGAGTTGTACAAGCAGACGCGTCAGCAACCGCGCGAGTTGGTGGGGCAGAGCGCGGCGCTGCGCAAGTTACAGGACGAGATTCGTCTGGTCGGCGATAGCCCGCTGACCGTGCTGATTACCGGCGAGACCGGTGTGGGCAAGGAGTTGGTGGCCGAGGCGATTCATGCCGCTTCGCCGCGTGCGCAGCGGCCGCTGGTCAGCATCAACTGCGCGGCGCTGCCCGATGCGCTGGTGGAGAGCGAGCTGTTCGGCCATGTGCGCGGCGCCTTCTCCGGGGCGATGAGCGAGCGCAGCGGCAAGTTCGAGTTGGCCGATGGCGGTAGCCTGTTCCTTGACGAGGTGGGCGAGCTGCCGTTGGCGATCCAGGCCAAGCTGCTGCGTGTGCTGCAGAGTGGTCAGCTGCAGCGGGTCGGTTCGGATCGCGAGCACCGCGTCGATGTGCGGGTGATCGCCGCCACCAACCGCGACCTGGCGGCCGAAGTGCGTGCCGGACGTTTTCGCGCCGACCTCTATCACCGCCTGAGCGTCTATCCGCTGCCGGTGCCGCCGCTGCGCGAACGCGGTCGCGATGTGTTGTTGCTGGCCGGCTACTTCCTCGAAGAGAACCGCGCCCGGCTCGGGCTGCGCAGCCTGCGCCTGAGCCCTGAAGCGCAGAAGGCCTTGGTCGGCCACGACTGGCCGGGCAACGTGCGCGAGCTGGAACACCTGGTTGGTCGTGCGTCCATCAAGGCGCTGGCGCGTCATGGCGAGCGACCGCGAATCCTCAGCTTGGACGTGCAGGATCTGGACTTGCCGAGCAGTGAGGCGAGCGCAGCCGTCGAGGCCGTGTTGGCGTCCGGCGAGCCGGTACCGGAAGGCGTGGAGCTGCGTCCGGCTGTGGATGCTTTCCAGCGCCAGTTGATCGAACAGTGCCTGGCGCGTCATCAGGGCAAGTGGGCCGATGCCGCGCGGGAGCTGGGCGTGGATCGCGCCAACCTCAGCCGCTTGGCCAGGCGGCTGGGCATTCGGTAA